A single window of Larimichthys crocea isolate SSNF chromosome XII, L_crocea_2.0, whole genome shotgun sequence DNA harbors:
- the top3a gene encoding DNA topoisomerase 3-alpha has product MLVHLLRRFPSGLAAQRRFFCSDTQQQAADMIRNRANIKRVLCVAEKNDAAKGIAEIMSGGRSRRREGMSKFNKIYEFEYNLFGQNVTVTMTSVSGHLLGLEFKAPFQKWHSCNPVLLFDAEVEKYCPDNMVQIKRTLEKEARQCQALVIWTDCDREGENIGFEIIDVCKAVKSSLQVFRAKFSEITPNSIRRACETLTEPDVNISDAVDVRQELDLRIGASFTRFQTLRLQKIFPESLANQLISYGSCQFPTLGFVVERFKAIQAFIPETFYKIKVLHEVEEDTVEFSWKRNRLFNHTACLVLYQICMEDPIATITSVTSKPKSKWRPLPLDTVELEKLASRKLRINAKETMKIAEKLYTQGYISYPRTETNIFPPNLALGPLVEQQTQSPNWGAFAQRVLEQPGGPNPRQGKKSDQAHPPIHPTKYSNSLQGNEGRLYEFIVRHFLACVSQDALGQETTVDIDIARETFSTSGLMVIARNYLDVYPYDKWNTKLIPVYEQGSQFQPSAIEMMDGQTSPPQLLTEADLISLMEKHGIGTDATHADHIETIKSRMYVGLTADQRFLPGELGMGLVEGYNSMGYEMSKPNLRAELEADLKLVSEGAKDKRSALQHHIQKYKAVFIESVRKAKKLDEALSPYLGAAQQITEVEQQDMEIPLPVRKCPHCGRDMVLKKKREGNSKFLSCVGYPACKTAVWFPDTVLEVSRDDEICPTCQPYPVHMLKFKFRRGSLPPMMPLEFAGCIGGCDETLREVLDLKYLRAGGGGGGGGGGGGGGGGGGGDDPRPPAPRPPRAQGSNPRPSLPPVPFWSSQPPPPPGGAGVGANSDVIVCNCGQDALLLTVRKDGPNQGRQFYKCNSGNCNFFLWADQPSQQGASQSLGPPMQPSHSSQPPRPSLGFRNNPGGGRGQEEGGGAGGQAGQIMCNCNEMAVMRTVQKDGPNKGRVFHTCGKPRDQQCGFFQWADENSPPPDGFGGGLNGGGDHRGRKGRRTTGAASAVRPPAAKKPRTCGICHMPGHTRVTCPQR; this is encoded by the exons ATGCTGGTTCACCTGCTCAGGAGGTTTCCATCGGGACTAGCGGCCCAGCGGAGGTTCTTCTGTTCGGACACACAGCAACAAGCAGCAGACATGATCCGGAACCGGGCCAACATCAAGCGGGTCCTCTGTGTGGCCGAGAAGAACGACGCAGCCAAAGGCATCGCGGAGATCATGTCCGGCGGCAGGTCCAGGAGG aGGGAAGGGATGTCAAAGTTTAATAAAATCTACGAGTTTGAATACAACCTCTTTGGTCAG AATGTGACGGTAACAATGACGTCAGTGTCGGGTCATTTACTGGGTCTGGAGTTTAAAGCACCGTTTCAGAAATG GCACAGTTGCAATCCCGTGCTGTTATTTGATGCAGAGGTTGAGAAGTACTGTCCAGATAACATGGTACAAATCAAG cGGACTCTAGAGAAAGAGGCCAGGCAGTGCCAGGCCTTAGTCATCTGGACTGATtgtgacagagagggagaaaacatTGGCTTTGAAATCATAGATGTATGCAAAGCAG TGAAGTCCAGTTTACAAGTCTTCCGAGCAAAGTTTTCTGAGATCACTCCCAACTCCATCCGGAGAGCTTGTGAGACTCTAACGGAGCCAGATGTTAACATCAGCGATGCTGTCGATGTCCGCCAGGAGCTGGACCTGCGGATAG GCGCATCCTTCACTCGATTCCAGACGCTTCGGCTGCAGAAGATCTTTCCAGAGTCTTTAGCCAATCAGCTGATCTCATACGGCAGCTGTCAGTTTCCCACCCTGGGCTTTGTGGTGGAGCGCTTCAAAGCCATCCAGGCTTTCATACCTGAGACTTTCTACAAGATTAAAG tGCTGcatgaggtggaggaggacaccGTGGAGTTCAGCTGGAAAAGAAACCGTCTGTTCAACCACACAGCTTGCCTGGTGCTCTACCAGATCTGCATGGAG GATCCCATAGCAACAATCACCTCAGTAACCAGCAAACCCAAGAGCAAGTGGAGACCGCTGCCTTTGGACACCGTG GAACTGGAGAAACTGGCATCTCGTAAGCTCAGAATAAATGCCAAAGAGACCATGAAAATCGCAGAAAAACTCTATACCCAAGG GTATATCAGCTACCCACGTACAGAGACGAACATTTTCCCACCAAACCTGGCCCTAGGCCCTCTGGTGGAGCAGCAGACGCAGAGTCCGAATTGGGGGGCGTTCGCCCAGCGGGTGCTCGAACAGCCTGGGGGTCCAAACCCGAGGCAGGGCAAGAAATCTGACCAAGCCCACCCCCCGATCCACCCCACCAAGTACAGCAACTCACTGCAG GGTAATGAAGGACGTTTGTATGAGTTCATTGTCCGACACTTCTTGGCTTGTGTATCCCAAGATGCTTTGGGGCAGGAGACGACAGTGGATATAGACATCGCCCGGGAGACGTTCTCCACCTCTGGGCTCATGGTCATTGCGAGGAACTACCTGGACGTTTACCCGTATGACAAGTGGAACACAAag CTGATTCCAGTGTACGAGCAAGGCTCGCAGTTCCAGCCCTCCGCTATCGAGATGATGGACGGACAGACGAGTCCTCCGCAGCTGCTCACTGAAGCGGACCTCATATCACTGATGGAGAAGCACGGCATCG GCACTGATGCAACCCACGCTGACCACATCGAGACTATAAAGAGTCGCATGTATGTGGGACTGACAGCCGACCAGAGGTTTCTCCCTGGAGAGCTCGGCATGGGACTGGTGGAGg GTTACAACTCCATGGGCTACGAAATGTCCAAACCAAACCTGCGTGCTGAACTGGAGGCTGACCTCAAGTTGGTATCAGAGGGCGCGAAGGACAAACGTAGCGCGCTGCAGCACCACATCCAAAAATACAAAGCCGTCTTCATCGAGTCTGTCAGGAAGGCAAAGAA GCTAGATGAAGCTCTGTCACCATATCTGGGTGCAGCTCAGCAGATCACTGAAGTAGAGCAGCAGGACATGGAGATCCCGCTGCCGGTCAGGAAGTGTCCTCACTGTGGGCGGGACATGgtgctgaagaagaagagggagggaaacag TAAGTTCCTGTCCTGCGTGGGCTACCCAGCCTGTAAGACAGCAGTGTGGTTCCCCGACACGGTGCTGGAGGTCAGCAGAGACGACGAGATTTGTCCCACCTGTCAGCCGTACCCTGTtcacat GTTGAAGTTCAAGTTCCGCAGGGGCAGCCTCCCTCCCATGATGCCTTTAGAGTTTGCTGGTTGCATCGGTGGATGTGATGAGACGCTCAGAGAGGTGCTGGACCTGAAATACCTCAGAGcagggggtggaggtggaggaggaggaggtggtggtggtggtggaggtggaggaggaggagatgaccCTCGTCCACCAGCTCCAAGACCCCCGAgagcccagggttcaaatcctcgaccttctcttcctcctgtccCCTTCTGGTCATCGCAGCCACCACCTCCACCGGGTGGCGCCGGTGTCGGTGCCAACAGTGATGTAATTGTGTGTAACTGCGGTCAGGACGCGCTCCTCCTGACCGTGCGCAAGGACGGCCCCAACCAAGGCCGCCAGTTCTACAAATGCAACAGCGGGAACTGCAACTTCTTCCTGTGGGCGGACCAGCCGAGTCAGCAGGGGGCGTCGCAGAGTCTAGGACCTCCAATGCAACCATCGCATAGCTCCCAGCCTCCCAGGCCGTCTCTAGGGTTCAGGAACAACCCCGGAGGTGGCAGAGggcaagaagaaggaggaggtgcaggaggacAAGCGGGGCAGATCATGTGTAACTGTAACGAGATGGCGGTGATGCGTACGGTGCAGAAGGACGGTCCAAACAAGGGCCGGGTGTTCCACACCTGTGGGAAACCGAGAGACCAGCAGTGTGGCTTCTTCCAGTGGGCGGATGAGAACTCACCTCCACCAG ATGGTTTTGGTGGTGGATTGAACGGCGGTGGAGAccacagagggaggaagggaaggaggacaACGGGAGCCGCCTCCGCTGTCAGACCTCCAGCTGCTAAGAAGCCTCGTACCTGCGGCATCTGCCACATGCCCGGACACACCCGAGTCACCTGTCCACAGCGGTGA